A genomic segment from Parolsenella catena encodes:
- the eno gene encoding phosphopyruvate hydratase has translation MSEIIDVYGRQVLDSRGNPTVEVEVTLDDGSMGRAIVPSGASTGEFEAVELRDGDKSVYGGKGTLKAVAHVNDECADAVLGMDATDQRGIDAALIAADGTPNKGNLGANAILGVSLACARAAAESVGLPLYRYLGGPNAHTLPTPMMNILNGGVHADNNVDFQEFMIMPVGAPTFSEALRWCTEVYHTLKGVLSESGHATGVGDEGGFAPDLKTNAEPFEWIERAVEKAGYKPGEDFMYAMDPATSECFNKETGLYELKGEGRTLTSDEMIDYWSELIDRFPIISIEDGLAEEDWDGWTNLTRAIGNKVQLVGDDLFVTNKSRLEKGIKLGAANALLMKVNQIGSLTESLEAMATAERYGYAQVVSHRSGETEDTTIADIAVATNAGQIKTGAPCRTDRVAKYNQLLRIEDELGDAATYAGMSPFRFLK, from the coding sequence ATGAGCGAAATCATCGACGTCTACGGCCGCCAGGTACTCGATTCGCGCGGCAACCCCACCGTCGAGGTTGAGGTCACCCTCGACGACGGCAGCATGGGCCGCGCCATCGTGCCGTCCGGCGCCTCTACCGGAGAGTTTGAGGCCGTTGAGCTGCGCGACGGTGACAAGTCCGTCTACGGTGGCAAGGGCACGCTCAAGGCCGTCGCCCACGTCAACGACGAGTGCGCCGACGCGGTTCTCGGCATGGACGCCACGGACCAGCGCGGCATCGACGCGGCCCTCATCGCCGCGGACGGCACGCCCAACAAGGGCAACCTCGGCGCCAACGCCATCCTCGGCGTGTCACTCGCCTGCGCCCGCGCCGCGGCCGAGTCCGTGGGTCTGCCGCTCTACCGCTACCTGGGCGGCCCGAACGCCCACACCCTGCCCACGCCGATGATGAACATCCTGAACGGCGGCGTCCACGCGGACAACAACGTCGACTTCCAGGAGTTCATGATCATGCCGGTGGGCGCCCCCACCTTCTCCGAGGCGCTGCGCTGGTGCACCGAGGTCTACCACACGCTCAAGGGCGTCCTATCCGAGAGCGGGCACGCCACGGGCGTGGGCGACGAGGGCGGCTTCGCGCCCGACCTCAAGACGAACGCCGAGCCCTTCGAGTGGATCGAGCGCGCCGTCGAGAAGGCCGGCTACAAGCCCGGCGAGGACTTCATGTATGCCATGGACCCCGCCACCTCGGAGTGCTTCAACAAGGAGACGGGCCTCTACGAGCTCAAGGGCGAAGGCCGCACGCTCACGAGCGACGAGATGATCGACTACTGGAGCGAGCTCATCGACCGCTTCCCCATCATCTCGATCGAGGACGGTCTGGCCGAGGAGGACTGGGACGGCTGGACCAACCTCACGCGTGCCATCGGCAATAAGGTGCAGCTCGTGGGCGACGATCTGTTCGTGACGAACAAGTCGCGCCTCGAGAAGGGCATCAAGCTGGGCGCCGCCAACGCGCTGCTCATGAAGGTCAACCAGATTGGCTCGCTTACCGAGAGCCTCGAGGCTATGGCGACCGCCGAGCGCTACGGCTACGCGCAGGTCGTCTCGCACCGCTCCGGCGAGACCGAGGACACCACGATCGCCGACATCGCGGTTGCCACGAACGCCGGCCAGATCAAGACCGGCGCCCCCTGCCGCACCGACCGCGTGGCCAAGTACAACCAGCTGCTCCGCATCGAGGACGAGCTGGGCGACGCCGCGACCTACGCCGGCATGAGCCCGTTCCGCTTCCTGAAGTAA